The genomic segment GAGTCCTGCCAGGGACGCCAACATCCCCAGAAACCCCTCCGGGGCTTCGCCTCCGCACGGGCAGGCAACTGACGTCTCTCCTCCTCATACATGGGATCGATGACCGCCCCGAGTAGCCCTTCCATTTTGGCCCTAAATGTTACCGCCGTCTGGGTACCTGCTTTCCTTCGCTCCTCTCAACTTGTTCACTCCCATGACGCAGGCGTGACGGAAACCGTCGCGCCTGTCCTTTTACCCTCGGGGCGTGTAGAGTAGTTGTATAGTTCGCTTCCTGCGAATCGTGACGGATTTCGGAGGTCCGGGACATGCCGGAGTCTTACGAGGGTAAAGTGAGGGCGCCTGAGTTCCCGTCCGGCCTGGACTGGATGAACTCGGACCGCCCGGTCGCGCTTAGTGAGTTTCGCGGCAAAATTGTCATCCTGGACTTCTGGACCTTCTGCTGCATTAACTGCATGCATATCCTCCCGCAGCTCGCAAAACTAGAACAGAAATACCCGGATGAGCTCGCGGTGATCGGGGTCCACTCGGCAAAGTTCATGGCGGAGAAATCGAGCGAGGCCATACGCCAGGCGATACTCCGTTACCACATTGAGCACCCGGTCGTTAATGACAAGGACTTCACAATATGGAGATCGTACGGCGTTCGCGCATGGCCGACCCTCATGTTCATCGATCCCGAAGGAAAAGTGATCGGCCGACACCAGGGCGAGATCTCTTTTGATTCACTGGACCGTGTGGTGGCGGATATGGTGAGGCAGTTCGACTCCAGGGGCATCCTTGACCGGCATAGGATCAAGCTGACCCTCGAGAAGGACAAGGAGCGCGACCGCCCTCTCTCCTGCCCCGGCAAAGTCCTCGCGGACGCCGCTTCCGGGCGGCTCTTCATCGCGGACTCGAACCACAACCGCGTCGTCGTCGCAACTCTGGACGGCGTGGTGACGGACGTTGTGGGCAGCGGTCATGCGGGCCTCGCGGACGGAGACTTCGCATCGGCCGCGTTCAACAACCCCCAGGGAATGGCGATAGACGGCGACGCCCTGTATGTCGCCGACGCCAGGTCACACGCCGTGCGCCGGATCGACCTTGCGGCAAAGTCCGTCACCACAATCGCCGGCGCTGGCGGCCAGGCGATGCGCCTCCATCGCGGCGGCCACGGGCCTGACGTGCAGCTCAACTCTCCTTACGACCTTGCGCTGCATAACGGCGCGCTATTTATCGCGATGGCAGGCTTCCACCAGATATGGAAGATGGACCTTGCATCCGGCCTCATCGGGCCGCATGCCGGCTCCGGCACAGAAGGCATCGCGGACGGGCCGGCGGCGGAAGCGATGCTGGCCCAGCCGTACGGGATCGCGACAGACGGCGACGCTCTCTATTTCGCGGACAGCGAGACGAGCGCCGTCCGGCGGGCGGACATCCACGACGGCGGCGCGGTCACGACTATCGTCGGGACGGACCTCTTCCAGTTCGGCGACGCGGACGGCGTGGGAGAGGACGCCCGCCTCCAGCATGTGCAGGGCCTTGCCCTTCACAATGGGCTTCTTTACATCACGGACACCTACAACAACAAGATCAAGACCGTCGACCCTGCGACCCGTGAGGCGGTGACATTCGCAGGCGATCGCGACCCCGGCATGTCCGACGGCGCATTCCACGAGGCACGGTTCTACGAGCCGGCCGGCGTAAGCCCTGCACATGGTAAGCTGTACGTGGCAGATCCGAACAACCATGCGATACGCGTAATCGACATCCCCACTCGATGGACCAGAACCCTGACCCTGGACTGGAGTCGCTTGCCGGAAGCGGCCCGGACAGGGGCCACAGGGGGCCGCTGACAATATCGGCGCGGCTCGGAAAGGCGGGTGGCCCTGCTTTGACCGCCTCAAATCGCCTCGCTGTATCTGTGGCGCCACCGAAAAATCACCCAGAGGCGCGTAATGCTCAACAGACTCATCAACGA from the SAR202 cluster bacterium genome contains:
- a CDS encoding redoxin domain-containing protein; this translates as MPESYEGKVRAPEFPSGLDWMNSDRPVALSEFRGKIVILDFWTFCCINCMHILPQLAKLEQKYPDELAVIGVHSAKFMAEKSSEAIRQAILRYHIEHPVVNDKDFTIWRSYGVRAWPTLMFIDPEGKVIGRHQGEISFDSLDRVVADMVRQFDSRGILDRHRIKLTLEKDKERDRPLSCPGKVLADAASGRLFIADSNHNRVVVATLDGVVTDVVGSGHAGLADGDFASAAFNNPQGMAIDGDALYVADARSHAVRRIDLAAKSVTTIAGAGGQAMRLHRGGHGPDVQLNSPYDLALHNGALFIAMAGFHQIWKMDLASGLIGPHAGSGTEGIADGPAAEAMLAQPYGIATDGDALYFADSETSAVRRADIHDGGAVTTIVGTDLFQFGDADGVGEDARLQHVQGLALHNGLLYITDTYNNKIKTVDPATREAVTFAGDRDPGMSDGAFHEARFYEPAGVSPAHGKLYVADPNNHAIRVIDIPTRWTRTLTLDWSRLPEAARTGATGGR